One Williamwhitmania sp. genomic window, AAGGTTGTTTCCTCCTTAAATTTATACTTAAAATCTCTGTCATAAACAGTAAAAAGTTTTGCTGGATCATCAAGCAAACCTCCGTCGCCTTCTTTTGGCTCGAGGATATTAACTTCGTTGGCTTCCTTGAGGTAAGTCCATTTGGTTTTGCCGTTAAAGTAGGTTACGGTGCCCATCAAATCGAGCACATACTTTCGGCCTTTGAGGGTAATGGTACCCTTGTGTGTGTCCTTAATGTGTTCCTGCTGATTTTCCAAGGTAAAGGAGAATTCGGAATACATCGTTTTATACCCCTTTGTCTTTTTTGAAAAATCTTCGAGGATGTCTTTTGCACGTTGATCCTTTTGCGAAAATGCAAACATAGGAATCATAAGAAGTGCTAAGAATAGGATTTTTTTCATGCTATAGTAGTTTGTTGAAATTATCGATGGTTGCTGTTGATATTAGAAAATAACTGTTCTAGCGACATCTCGTCCGTTATAAGGACTTGCCGCGCTTTGCTCCCTTCAAATGGGCCAACAATTCCTGCAGCCTCAAGTTGGTCAATTATTCTCCCAGCACGGTTATAGCCAATGGAGAATTTTCGCTGAATTAGTGAAGTGGAGCCTTGCTGGTTCATTACAATAACTCTAGCTGCCTCTTCAAAGAGTTCATCCTTTTTGGAAAGGTCAACTTCTGCCGATTCACTTCCTTCCTCTCCCTTGTATTCGGGAAGAAGAAATGCGGAGGAATAGCCTCGCTGGTTCCCAATAAAGTCTGTAATGCGTTCAATTTCAGGGGTGTCAACAAACGCGCACTGAACGCGAATGAGATCACTACCTGTTGATACTAGCATATCGCCACGGCCAATTAACTGATTTGCACCG contains:
- a CDS encoding outer membrane lipoprotein carrier protein LolA, whose amino-acid sequence is MKKILFLALLMIPMFAFSQKDQRAKDILEDFSKKTKGYKTMYSEFSFTLENQQEHIKDTHKGTITLKGRKYVLDLMGTVTYFNGKTKWTYLKEANEVNILEPKEGDGGLLDDPAKLFTVYDRDFKYKFKEETTLNKVPVYVIDLYPKSIAATYTIVRFSFNQKTMEPVQIKYFSKDGNRYTLDIKKFEHDIPVSENTFTFSEAKYPGVTINDLR